In the Aliarcobacter cryaerophilus genome, one interval contains:
- the purN gene encoding phosphoribosylglycinamide formyltransferase translates to MKKIGILASYNGSGFETIQKAIEDKILDAKVVVIITNNSSAGVLEKAKKYEIDSFIINSKLFPNENLDLKITNILKEYGCDYIFLSGFMKKIEDNMLKTFENKIINTHPAILPSIYGGAGMYGHFVHEAVVKNGEKKSGVTIHYVNENYDEGEKILIKELFLDENETAETLENRIKDLEKIAIVEAFKKVLEER, encoded by the coding sequence ATGAAAAAAATAGGAATTTTGGCATCTTATAATGGAAGTGGTTTTGAGACAATTCAAAAAGCGATTGAAGATAAAATTTTAGATGCAAAAGTTGTTGTAATAATTACAAATAATAGTAGTGCAGGAGTTTTGGAAAAGGCAAAAAAGTATGAAATTGATAGTTTTATTATAAATTCAAAACTTTTTCCAAATGAGAATCTGGATTTAAAAATAACTAATATTTTAAAAGAGTATGGATGTGATTATATATTTTTATCAGGTTTCATGAAAAAAATTGAAGATAATATGCTTAAAACATTTGAAAACAAAATTATAAATACTCATCCAGCAATTTTACCATCAATTTATGGAGGAGCTGGAATGTATGGACATTTTGTTCATGAAGCTGTTGTAAAAAATGGTGAGAAAAAATCAGGTGTTACAATTCACTATGTAAATGAGAATTATGATGAGGGTGAGAAAATTTTAATAAAAGAGCTATTTTTGGATGAAAATGAAACGGCAGAAACTTTGGAAAATAGAATAAAAGATCTAGAAAAAATTGCTATTGTAGAAGCATTTAAGAAGGTTTTAGAGGAGAGATAA